Genomic segment of bacterium BMS3Abin11:
CGCCCGGGCGTTGTAATTTATTAATACATAAAACGCCTTTTCCACAGGCGATGCGAATACCGGACTTACCTGCCGACAGGATAGTTCCAGGTTCAGCTGACAAGCTTTCATCGCTGCATTCAGCCTGTGATATTCGTAACTTGATGCCCCTGTACCAGGTCTGTGTGCCGGGCCAGGGATAGAATGCGCGGATCCGCCGTTCTATCACCTCACAATCTTCTGACCAGTCGATATTACTCTCCTGCTTGCTGATTTTTCTCGCATAGCTGCTTAGTTCATTCTGCTGGGGAATCGCATTTTTCTGATAGTAGGCGAGATTCGACAGGACCTCTGTGATTGCCGTCGCACCGGCGTCGGCCAGCCGGTCATGCAGCTGTTGCCCGGTGTCTGTTTGTTCGATAATGACAGGATATTGTGCAAGGATGTCTCCGGTATCGAGACCGGAATCCACCTGCATGATGGTAATCCCTGTTTCTTTATCGCCGGCTTCGATTGCCCGATGTATCGGTGCAGCACCACGCCAGCGTGGCAGCAGGGAGGCATGTATATTTATACAGCCGTGTAATGGGATCTGCAGTATTTCGGGTGGCAGGAGAAGGCCATAGGCTGCCACGACCATGGCATCGGCAGAAAGGGCTTTCATCTTCATGGAGACATCTTTTAGCGTGGCGGGTTGTTCAATCACCAGGCCATGTTTCTGAGCACATTGCTTTATTGGGCCAGGGCGAGTTTTTCTCCCACGACCCGCCTGGCGGTCTGGTTGAGTATAGACTGCGACGACATCGTATCCGGTTGCAAGTAATGCTTCTAGAGCGGGAACAGAAAATTCCGGCGTGCCGGCAAAAATGATTCTCATGGGGGATGGGTTGATTTGTCTGTATTTCGTGTAGTGGTTATCAGGCGCTTCTTTGTGTTTTCAGCATCTTTTTTTTGATTCGATCCTGTTTCAGGTGTGATAGATAGTCAACAAATACTTTTCCATCTAGGTGGTCGATTTCATGTTGGAGACAAACCCCGAGCAGCCCTTCGGCTGCTAGCTCAAACGGTTTGCCATTTTTGTCCAGCGCACGCACATGGATTTTTTCGCCACGGCTGACCTGTACATAGATACCGGGAACTGACAGGCACCCTTCTTCCTGTTCGGTGTAACCTTCTGTGTGCGTAATCTCTGGGTTAACCATCGCTAGAAGTGAGTCCTTACTATCACTTATGTCTATAACAATAATTCGTTCAAGTACATTCACCTGGGGCGCAGCCAGACCAATTCCAGGCGCGGCATACATGGTTTCAGACATGTCCTCAATCAATGTTTGAATACGGCTGTCAACCTGTTCAACCGGCCGCGCTTTAGCATGGAGTCGGTGGTCAGGATAGATTAGTATGTCTAGCAGTGCCATATAAGATATCAGGAAACGTGTCGTCGAATTATACCCTTTGATAGAGAGAGATACCCTGAAGTGGGTCTGTTTTTTACCACTTTATAAGGGCAATTGACGAATAAATAGCAGAGAATGCTTGCCCTGAACCTGTTCTGCAGTGTAAGTTAGAGCAAAATATGAAGAAATTACTTTAACTTGGTGCTATGATTCTTTGAAAAACCGATGGAAGTGCGCCTTTTATAGATAGCCGACATGGCCAGATTCGGTGTATTCATCTAGACTGCCGGAAAAAGACGGGATAGACAACATGAAGATTCTTAACTCACTAAAATTTGCCCTTCTCCTGACGGCTTTAGCTGTTTCTGCAGCCGTGAGTGCTGCCTCAGTAGAACTGGCTGACAATCACCCGGTAGATTATACCGTAGTAGAAGGTGACACCCTATGGGGTATCGCAGGGAAATTCCTCAAGGACCCCTGGCGCTGGCCGGAGATATGGCGTCAGAACAGCCAGATCCAGAATCCCGATTTAATCTATCCCGGCGACAGGCTAGTGCTTCGTTACAAGGATGGCCAGCCGTATCTGGAGCACCTTAGCGCACGTGAACGGGCTGTCAGGAAGGTAGTAAAAATGAGTCCAGTTATCTATATTGAGAAACTGGATAATGCTATCCCAGCTATACCACCACAGGTGATCATGGCTTTTCTGGAGGACAGGCAAATCTTCGAGTCACGAAATCTCGACAATCTACCCTATGTTACTGAAGGTATCAATCATGAAGTGGTGCTCGGCGCACTGAGTGATATGTATGTGCGCAAAATTGATGGTGTACCGGGTACAAAGTTTAAGATTATCAGAATGCGTGGAGCATTGGTAAATCCGAAAAATAAAAAGGTAATCGCTTACGAGGCGGAGACACTGGGTGAGGCGGAAATGATCCGACCAGGCGATCCTGCAAAACTCCGCATCATCAAGTCTAACAAAGAGATAAATCAGGGCGATCGTCTGGTACCGGCAATTCGTAAACTGACTTTGCCCTATTTTCATCCAAAGGCTTTTAGAGAACCTATTGAAATGGATATACTTGGCGCGGTATCGGAAATGGCTGAGTATGGTGCGGGTGATGTGATCACACTTTCTGCAGGCTCTGATCAGGGCCTGGAGCCAGGGGATGTACTGCAGACGATGCGTGACAGAGGCGTTCAAAAGGATCCTGTGACAAAACAAAAATACAGGTTGCCGATTGAACGCAGTGGGATCGTAATGATATTTAAGACCTATGGAAAAATAAGTTATGGCCTGATTATGCGATCATCAATTGGTGTTGCTGTCAATGATAAGGTCGTTAACATAGAGTGACACAGCCTCACGCTATCTGCTACTGATTCAGATAGCCAGACAGGGATAGTCT
This window contains:
- the fmt gene encoding methionyl-tRNA formyltransferase, with the translated sequence MRIIFAGTPEFSVPALEALLATGYDVVAVYTQPDRQAGRGRKTRPGPIKQCAQKHGLVIEQPATLKDVSMKMKALSADAMVVAAYGLLLPPEILQIPLHGCINIHASLLPRWRGAAPIHRAIEAGDKETGITIMQVDSGLDTGDILAQYPVIIEQTDTGQQLHDRLADAGATAITEVLSNLAYYQKNAIPQQNELSSYARKISKQESNIDWSEDCEVIERRIRAFYPWPGTQTWYRGIKLRISQAECSDESLSAEPGTILSAGKSGIRIACGKGVLCINKLQRPGGKALCAADFLNGMRLDTGAMLELQCH
- the def_1 gene encoding peptide deformylase; translated protein: MALLDILIYPDHRLHAKARPVEQVDSRIQTLIEDMSETMYAAPGIGLAAPQVNVLERIIVIDISDSKDSLLAMVNPEITHTEGYTEQEEGCLSVPGIYVQVSRGEKIHVRALDKNGKPFELAAEGLLGVCLQHEIDHLDGKVFVDYLSHLKQDRIKKKMLKTQRSA
- a CDS encoding lysM domain/BON superfamily protein; this translates as MKILNSLKFALLLTALAVSAAVSAASVELADNHPVDYTVVEGDTLWGIAGKFLKDPWRWPEIWRQNSQIQNPDLIYPGDRLVLRYKDGQPYLEHLSARERAVRKVVKMSPVIYIEKLDNAIPAIPPQVIMAFLEDRQIFESRNLDNLPYVTEGINHEVVLGALSDMYVRKIDGVPGTKFKIIRMRGALVNPKNKKVIAYEAETLGEAEMIRPGDPAKLRIIKSNKEINQGDRLVPAIRKLTLPYFHPKAFREPIEMDILGAVSEMAEYGAGDVITLSAGSDQGLEPGDVLQTMRDRGVQKDPVTKQKYRLPIERSGIVMIFKTYGKISYGLIMRSSIGVAVNDKVVNIE